The Buteo buteo chromosome 23, bButBut1.hap1.1, whole genome shotgun sequence genome contains the following window.
TTCTTGAAAGGGCCCCATCCTGAGAGCGTGGACACGCTGAACCAGTGTGTCAGTCAGAcatccctgccccagctccttaTTTAGATCCAGCCTGTAGTAGCTTGACTGTAAATCAGTCAGGCTCAGTGGACACCCAGGTGTGACAGCACCTGGAAAAGAGAGtccagaaactgcagctgcattttctgGTATCATAGCATCACGGAGAATGCTAACTATGAGGGTCAAAACTCAAAGAAGGATTATTCCTGGCTTTGACATTGTCAGCTGATTGGAGCCAGTCACTATCCCTCCCTGTGTCTCAGGTTTCCCCATTTGCAAAGTGAGGATAATAACATGAACACGCTCCGAGATCTACAGATAAGAGCAAGGTAGAATTGCTGCACATGCACAGTAATCTTACACTGGAGTGGCATTGTgaaaaatcccacagaaaaCACATAACGCATCAAAGCAAGGTCTCTGCATTGTAATCTGCCAACCTGCATTTTTcgctttaaaatatttgcccaAATTTCAGTAGGACAACTAGAAATGGAACTTGGGTCACCTGGACTTCCAGTCTTGTTTGTTAACCAACTTTCTATCTTACCTCCTTGAAGTATAACTAAGTAGAACATCCCAAGTCAAAACTCTGTTCTTAGGAAAAGTATCATGTACTAttgtaagattttatttctgagttCTGGAAGATACTTATAAAAATATCCACAAAACTAATTTTCTAGCGCCTTACATTAAAGGCAGAGCTGACAGAGCAGAAGGCCTTTGGTTTCAGAGTGAATACGCAAGGGACAGCTCAAGTTTCCCATCTTAATTGGAACTTAAGGAAACAATAAGCTAGAAAGTCAGAGAGCCATGTCTGTGTGCCTGCTGCATAGTGCCACAACAGTGGTGTTGGAGGACTCACAAATACTAATGATACTTTGCATTTGATAGCACATACTACCTAAAGATTTCAAAATGCTCCACAAAGATGGAAACACCTTATCCCTGTTTTACTGCAAGGAAACCAAGAGCCAGGGAGAAAGTAACTCAAGGTCATACAGAGAGCGAGTGAAAGACCTAAGAAATGAACTAAGGCATTTTAGCTCCTAGCTTTTATTTCAATCATTAGGCAGTGTGTAAAATTCATATAAAGAGCTGCATAAGTTGTACCAGTGGAATTCTGTGCATCTTCTCCAAATAAACAGGCTCTTGACTGTCTCAGAGTCCTGGCACATCTTTGCTCACAGTACACCTTGCTACTGCAAGTCTGGAAGCAGCCACTACATACCATGACCTATTTCAGGCCAAATCCCTATTTTCTTAACTATGTGTTCCCACTGAAGCGGGCACAATATACAACAGTCGGCAGGATTTAGCCCCTAGCCTGCAAGTTTTCTCACAGCATCATTATAAATTTTGCGGGAGATGATACAACACAAACCTTGTGGCTGTCAGGAtcaataatttatatttatggGGTACCACTTCCTTGGCCCCACTTCCTCAATCCCAAAGTCCCCAGCAATCTTAGCTCGGAAGGGAATGTGACTCAGGCCTTCAACTGAAGGGCTGTCATCTGCAAACCCTGAAGACTGGATGTGGCCGTGGTTTTATCACTGGCCACCAGCTGCCTCTAGAGCTCTTGCCTCCTCCCCAATGATTCAGCAAATCTTcttggaggagaaaaacaagcacACAAGTGAACAAATCACAATGTCAGATTACAAAGATGAGCGGGGAAAAACTGCGGCTCAAAGGAGGGAGATAAAAGCTGAAGTCTCATGATCCAAGGACTGAAAGGCCTGGCAAAGACTTGCATTTTTGGAGGAGAGTGATAATAATGTGAAAAATAGGGTTGTAGTTTGGATTCTTTACACTGTGAAACATTCCTAACTATAAAAGAGAACACTGTGGAAGGAAATTAAGCATATTCTGCCCTCTGCTACCCGGGCATTGCACAGGGCTGATACGGATTTTTACTGGGATAGCTGAAACATGAACAATCCATTCTGGTTTGCACTGGAACAAAGTTCCACTACGCAaactattttcagaaagagtttCTGCTCTCTATAACCAAGACTTTCAATAGTTTGGAAGCCTATTATCAGGCACTTTGAACATCActgttcctgaaaaaaaagttctgtaagTCATTTGGTATCTAAGGCATGGCAGAAGGCAATTAGAAATAACGTTTTGACTTCTGACAGTTTGGCCACAGTatcatatttatatattatagCACTTTTCCATAaagattttgtttcctgctgtaACCACTTCTGAGGTGAAACACCTTATCAGCTTAACAGCTCATGGTACACAGTCTATAGAAtagaaagtaaagaagaaacttCAGCCAAACCTTAGGTGGGAGATGTAGTATTTCCCCCCATGGCATTCAGCCCTGACACTCCAGGCAGAGCCCAGACTTCCAAGAACACCATGAAAccttaatggaaataaaaatgtttgcaatttATGGAGAGCTCATGTCATGTTTGTGGAATCTCTCAGCCCAGTGGCTCCTCTGGTATCAGTGAGACAGAGATGCAGCCTTCCACTAGATTAAATGCAACAcaaaaaataagcacaaaaggaagaggagattGGGAACTGTGTGTACACATATTGTGGATGGATAAACTGAAGCTGACTTTGGTCTCATATTGCTTTTACACTCTTGCTGATTTATCTTACTAACCAGCACAGAGATCAATGTTTTGACACTAAAGTACAACTAAGCAGGACTGACTTACCTTGCTATGGGTTTGTGTATTCTCTGAGTATGTATTCACCTCACCAACAACTTTCAGCTCACAAAACCTCCTAGATCCCTCTCCAAGGGCTCCCAGAGGGAACAGGGTTTTGGGGTACATACTTACAgtccctgctgctcttcccttagGAAACATGAAGGAAGCAACCACAGCACAAGCCAGAGGACCTCCTCTGAGGCTCACCCAGGGAGTTAATACTATGTAAGCCATGTGTAAATAATGCCAGGGCTGTCTCCTTTTAAAGCGTTTCCCTGTGCAGTGCTGCCACCTGCTCTCACAGGTTTGGGGGTTTCCTCTCAAGTCTAACAATAATCAGGTGTGTTCTTAGAGCTCCAGTGTCAGAGCCAAGGGAATTACAGTTTTTAAGCTGAAAGGGGAAACCCTGTCACCATGTTCCAGTgtttaaagggtggctacaaagaaaatgaagattccCTTTTTACAAGGAATCACATGGAAAAGGCGAGGGGTAATGGGTATAAGTTAATTCTGGGGAGATTCCGATGGGatacaagaggaaaatttttcacaatgagaacagtcagccattggaataattgccccagggaagtggtggattccccaacattggatactttaagattcagctggaggaggtgctggggcATCTTGTTTAGAccatgcttttgccaagaaacgTTGGAgcagatgatccttgaggtcccttccaacctattATTCTACGGTTCAGGGATCCTATGAAAATGTGGTACTACTGCACCCTACAGGGTGAAAACAGCGAATatatcattcttttttttttttttaatcacagtttCTAAGCCAGGCTCATTGCtttggggagggaggctggATCATGGCTCCTGGGTATTTGCAGCTGGTGGTTCTGCTTCTGCCCCATCCCGGAGCTCTCACAGAACAAACACACCCACTGCCCACCCTGCTGGGACAAGCAGGAGGAACAGCAGAGGCTGTAACACTAACACACAATCACACATACACAGAGAAATGCCACCAACCCTGACTCAGGGATTCCGTGGCGGTGGGGAAGAagggctctgctgtgctggagctGTCCCGCATGTCCCGGCTGCTGTGCGCAGGGTACCCACGGGAAAGGGGGAGctcagggatgggggggaggtTGGTTGCACAGTGTGGAGGTGGGATGGAGACATTCACCTGTTTAAGCTGCTGCCTTGTTCTGTTTCATCCCTCTTGATTTGGTACAACAGAGGCAGGCATGCTTGAGAAACTGCCTGGCAGCAGAAACCTCAGCAAAAGTCTGCTTGAGGGTTTGATAGCTGAGGGGACCTGGTGATGTGGTGAAGACGACTGCCTCCCCCAGCACGCTACACGCAGCATTGGATGCAGTGAGCCCGGCTTTCTGCCTGCTTCCAGTGGGCTGGAGCCGAGGGGAGAGTGTGCAGGAATCGATGCCATATGTTCCTGTGACCGCACTCACCGGACCTGTTCCCTCCTGGCGCCCAGTTAGTTTTGCCAGAAGAACAATCTGTGAGATCTCCCACAAGaaacatctttcattttctcactgTAGTCCTTCATCagcacttctttaaaaaaaaaaaaattatcttaacTGCATTTCCATCTTGCCTTGTCCCTGCACCCTACTGAGCTGCTGTAACTACAGCAGAGCAAATGCAGAGTGTGAAGCCTTTTGTGctgcaaatgcatttcataCAGATTAGTAGCCAACTGCCTGAGGGTTTTCTGTCAGATAGTGCAGGGGACCTCTGTCATCAGGCAGCTGTATGTAGCTTTACAggggtttttaatttaaattttctttcctcagtggTGCCACAAGAGTCTTTTATGATACCAGTATATGATTCCAAAATCCACATGGAAGTGGGACCAAAGCTAAAGCAACCCATTGCTCACCCAGCTGAGTCCCTTCTCTTCCGAAATCTGGAGCACAAACTTCCATTTTTGTATGTTCCCATGAAGGCCCAAGTCCATGTGTGCAACAGGCAGAAAGCAAACCCgatgctttccctttttcttagGGAGGGATACAACAATCCCCAGGTGTCTGGTGAGAACCTGATTGGCCTCAGCAGGGCCCGTCGCCCACACAACGCGATCTTTGTGAACTTTGATGATGAAGAAATCCCAACTAAACCCCTGGATGCTGCTGTACAGACCTGGAAGAAAGTGTGCACCAATCCTGTGGATAAAAAGGTGGAGGAAGAGCCGAGGAAGGTATGTGCCTTATTGCTGTGCTGGGCTGAGCACTATACTGCAGCATGCAGACCTCATAAAAAATTGTTGTCATTGTAACTACTGCTGGCTTCTCTGAAGGTTTTGTGATTGTGTTTCCTCTTTAACCTTGTTAATGGGTGAGATATGGGCCTGTGTAATTAGGCCAGGGACTCAAATCCAGGCTTGTGGGTTCCACTCCAGTTTGATATCAGCTGTCCTTTGTGCCCTTAGCAAAacacacatttgttttttctgttctctaatCTATCAAACAAGAAGGGCTTTACTGGCATATTCTGCCAGGGATACAGGAATATTTGGTGTCCTGAACAGCTGCAGCTCCCCTTGAAATGATGGATGGGGTAAAAATTTGTCAAGGCACGACAATATCACATCAggaaagtgagtgagtggcATATATTTGAAATGTCAGCCAGGGCTCTGGAATTGTGTTCCTAAGAGTTGCCTGTgttctgaaaatgaattttgcaATTTGCCTTCTGCAGAGCTCTCCAGCCCTTTTGGAGAGTAGACTGGCTGCTGGACAGACACTGTTCTTCTGAGGGTAATGATGGGCAAATCCAAAGTCTGACTGATATAACAAGCCTCAGTAGACACCACTGAGACCACTGTGTTCATTTCCATGGttgtttctgtattattttagcTCTTTGAAGTCCGTCCTGTCTGGTCTCGGAATGCAGTAAAAGCCAATATCAGTGTGCACCCAGACAAGCTGAAACTTCTGTTGCGTTATTTGGCCTATTTCATGGTGAGTCTGTTATATCTGCCCTTGTGCCTGTCTGAGGCTGCTAGGAGGCAGAGCAAGGGAGCATCAGCCGAGTGTTCCTGGTTCTCTACATCTTGTGCAGGACACTAGGTGTCAGACCTTGGGACACAGCGTTCCCCTGCTCCAATTTTGCAGAGAGCAAGTTGAGGGAAAGGACTTTCTGAGGTCACCTAAGAAGTCCACGACAGAGCTGGCATCCAGTCATTACCATCAGGTCACATCTCCCTCTTTCTGGGTTAAAGGCTTTTGTTGATCAGATACCTCTCTTCTCCCCACCTTGCTGAAGTCAGCATATCCCAAAGACCAGACTGCCTTTCGCACACCAGTCCAGCACTTCTGTTACGGAGCTAGGGATATTCTGCAGGGTGCTTGCCCTCAGTTCAttattggttttcttttttcacctctAGGTTATGCCTCTAATGATATGtgatgaaagcaaaacagagtcTGCCCATCACTGTCAAGAAGCAGGGTatgctgtgccagcagaagGGCTTTCTTTGGTTAAACCAGTGGTGAAGATGGCAAAGAGCAGCTGGCATATGTGTCTGGAGAGGATAAGGATGacgaagaggaggaggaagaggactTCAAGCCTTCTGATGGGagtgaaaattaagaaattctGGACTATGTGTGGACCCAGTGACCAGTCTGACTGCTGTTGGACAGAATCACCTCTGCTCTTGTTCCTTGAGAGCTGAGGGTTCAGCCACCATGCCCAAGATGTGGGAAAGCAGAACTTGTGCTAAGATGATGATGACCTCTGCACCAACTGCGGTGCCTGCTGATGGCTGTCATTCTGGATGTTTGGGAGCCATTGCCTACATTCTCATAATCGCTGGCTAATAAGCCCTCAAGCAAGCTCAACAAACTCCCAAGAAAGAGCCCAGAATCCAAGCCATACaccagagaagaggagaagctGCATTCCCAAATCTCTCCATGTGTGGGAAGTGCACTTTGGCCGGGTTGGTGGCCACGTGGACAATAGAAAAGGTGCCcgaggaggtgctgggggaagcACTCCGGTGCTGCTGGAGTCCCTAAGGCAGGTGCTGCCCTTCTGTTTGTCTAAGGGCAGTGAAAATACTGTGCCATGACTTCAGCATTGAGCCTCGCTGGCCATCTTGGAAATAAAGCCTGCAGGAAAACACACTTTCTGGCAGTGAATAATTCCCTTCTGTGGGAGGTAGCGTACGTTGTCCTCACTAGCTGATGCACTTCTCAATTCTGTCTTGACTTCCCCAGTAGTTAGCAAGGACTGAAGGAAGCAGGCAGTGGGGCAAAGCTTCAGGTCCACAGAGGTTGGCCGCTCTGGCCATTAGTCTGCCACTGCTGACTGGATTGCTACCACCCTGTCACAGAAATGAAGGCTCTGCTGGCATTTTCTGAGCCTTGTGCATTCCCCAGTGTGTTACAAGTGCAAGGTTTCTCATTTGTGGCCGATAATATGCTCTAATGCATGGTTTAATACCATTTTAGCCTCCTGCACTTGTGTGAAGTGAAGCTTCTCAAggcttcagcattttttaatgttctctGGAGTTTTGTTAAGACTGAGATATTTCCTTAGGTTTGGCCTCCAGCCCACAAAAGCAACATCTGCAGGGCTCTCACACAGTGACGCCAGTCTGCCTCAGCCATGGTTTGGCCTCAGCCTACTGAAGGACAAGTGTGTAGAGGCTGCCCTAGTTTACCTTAGAGCCAGGACTGGGTCATGGCATTGACACACAGCTGCACTCctagatatatatatgtaagcCTCCATGTGGGAATTGGTTCCTCAGGTGTGCACTCACCATGGCTCGCTGGGAGATCCTGTGCTTTGCCTTGTGCTCCTACATTGGGGTAGCATGGGCTGCAACTGTAAGTACCAAAACACTTCTTACGGCTTTGCAAGCCATTTTGCCTGTTCCTGCCTGAATAAGCAAACTCCTGCTACGTCTGGTCTGGAGCCCATGAAAGAGGGCCTGTGGACCATGACAGCCAAGGCAGGGTGTTTTTAGGTGCCCTAAAAATGGCCAAGAATCTCATCAACATTCTTCCAAAAGTTCCTGCACAGTTCTGTGTCAGGTCTGGCCTGGTTTACATCTTAAGGCTGTAGGTCCTCACCTTCTGCTGTTTGTCTTTGGGAGTGCAGGGGAATTGCCACTGCTCATCTGCTCCAAAGGGCAGCCTGCAGGACATCTGCTCGGGCACATCTCCAGTGGCAACTACCTGTGGGCTTTCCACAAGGGTCCAAAGGGATGGCTGGGGAAGGCGGGCTGTGAGTGGGTCCATCTGGGGGACTGAGCAGGGCAAGGTGTGGGTGCTGGCAACATGGGAAGCCAGAGGCATGAAGGACTGTGCaatggatttttctcttctcaatGGTGCCACATGTAGCTGGGTGTGGTGTACACCGAGGGCGGTTTTGTGGAAGGCGAGAGTAAAAAACTGGGACTCTTTGGGGACTATGTCGACATCTTCAGAGGGATCCCCTTTGCTGCCCCTCCAAAGACTCTGGAAGACCCCCAACCTCATCCTGGCTGGGAAGGTAAGATCCAGCTTTTGAATGcctttggtttggggttttgttttcacttctctCTCTGTAGTCCATTATTGACAAGCCAAAGATGTTTTTGCCTGCTTTCATCTGCTAAGCAGAGCCAAGAAAAAGCTCTTTGTCTCATGGTGGGTATGAGAGTCTGTGTCTAAGTGTGCCCAAGCAGCTCAAGTAACCACATGAAGTAACAAATCCGAAGCATGGCACCTGCATCTCCCCTACCCATGCCTCGGCTGTCCAGAACTAGTTCACATGGGAAAAGGTCCCACTTTGTCACTCCCTCAGGCCGGTCACAGTGGCTGGGGAGGCTTTGCTGCCTCTGTATTGGACTCAcagaggagaggatggatggacagacagtTTGCAACCAAAGGATGGAGTTGATGCCTCTAACTAGGATCTGctgtcttccctctctcctctcagGAACGTTGCAGGCAAAAGAATTCAAAAAACGCTGCATTCAGATGACACTTACACAAACTGATGTCCGTGGAAGCGAGGACTGTCTCTATCTGAACATCTGGATCCCTCAACAGAGGAAACATAGTATGTGCTTGGCAGAGACCTGGGGAGGAGATTCTCAGTTGCCTTTTGTGGACAAATTGCTCTGGAGCATCTCTCAGCAGCTATGTTCCCATAGTGGGCAACTGCAGGAGCACTGATTTTCAAAGGGAATGGTGGGAGCCGTGTCAACCAATGTCCCTCAGCTGCAGCCTGTTGAAAGTTTCAGCCTCTTTACAGAGCGTAGACTTTCTTGGCCATAGGCTATTGCACAGCATCATGTCTGTTCCTGCCCAGGTGGAGCGACGCTCAGCGAGGGGGTATGGGCATGGATGGGCAGCACCTTCTAGCTATGTTGTAGCTcacactgcttttcttcctcatctccCAGTCTCTACCAACTTGCCAGTGATGATCTGGATCTACGGCGGCGCCTTCCTTGTAGGGGGGAGCCAGGGAGCCAATTTCCTCAATAACTACCTCTATGATGGTGAGGAGATCGCTGTGCGGGGCAATGTAATCGTGGTGACCATCAACTATCGCCTGGGGCCCCTAGGCTTCCTGAGCACTGGAGACGCAAGCATGCCAGGTACCGTAGCTGGTCCCTCTTCAGGGGACCCTGTCACAGGTCCCCAACTTACTGGCTTTGCTGTGCCCTTGCTCAATGGTGGGTGCTCTCTGTTGCTCAGGGAACTACGGGCTGAAGGACCAGCACATGGCTATTGCCTGGGTGAAAAGGAATATCAAGGTCTTTGGGGGTGACCCAGAAAACATCACCATCTTTGGGGAATCAGCTGGTGCCGTCAGTGTCTCCCTGCAGGTGTGTTGTACTTGTTAGACCCCACCAGAGCCACTTCTCTTCTCCGTAAATGGGAGAGACGGTCCCCTTGGCACTCCACTGCTTTCCTCCACACACtgcctgtttaacatcttctcCTGCCCGGGGACAGCAATGCTCAGCCTCTTCACCTTGTAGCCGCTCCTCCTTCTTCAGCTTAATCAGCTCCACCACTGCAGGCATGTGTCCTTGCTTTTGGGACCTCTGGTGAAATAGCATTTACTTGCCATGTCCCCCTACTCTGCTCCTCTTCTCACCGTATCACCTTTAAACTTTAACTGCTGAGGCTGTTAAATAGCACGAGAGCTGGCAGCTTCCTCGGGTCTGGTGCACAAGCTGTGAGGCGATCGGACAGGTCTGGGAGGCGATGGGCTTTTCAGGAGTTTGCACCTGAAACCCTCTTGTCTCTATTTTGCACCACAGATGTTGTCCCCAAAGAACAAGGGCCTGTTCAAGAGAGCCATCACCCAGAGTGGTGTCGGTCTCTGCAGCTGGGCCATCCAGAATGACCCGCTCTCCTGGGCTAAAAAGGTAACATGCAAGCCTTGCTTGAgggaatggaaaacaaaaaaagggattCTCTAGAGAAGAGCATAACTAGCGAGGTATTCAGCAGGAGCCATGCCGCCAAACACAGAGCTTTGGAAACATGCTGCTTTGAGATTAAAACCCACCTCTGCTCTGTGAAGGTGGTAATGAAGCCTGGCTTCAGAGGGTAGTGCTGGgacctttctctctctcctcctgcagaTTGCACAACATGTGGGCTGCCCCACAGACAACACCACCACCTTGGCCAACTGCCTGCGCATCTCCGACCCCAAAGCTGTGACGCTGGCTTACCACCTGCAGCTGACCAACCTGCCCTGTAAGTCCCCCAGTCCACGCTGTGGTCCACCACGCACCCAGGGCTCACCGTGCCTTTGATGAGACGCTGGGGTGATCGCCGGGAGTGTTGAAGCAGTGCTTGTGTCCTTCAGAAAGGGGACAATAATGACAGATCTCACAGTTGCCCTTCTGCAGGCAGGTGCACGTTGCGCTGAATGAACGCCGTTCATCGTGCAATGGCAGCGGTGGCAGAGGAATTACCCACGGGCCATACCTTGGCTCCAAAACAGCTGTTTGGgctttctgttctgtgaaagcagcaagagcattccagaACACAgcttacaaacaaaaaaataattgaccACAACCCTGCTATTTTCATTTGAGTCGCTGGGTGGAGTGTAGGACTCTCACAGCAGGTAGGGAATGCTTCTGCTTTTACTGCCTGTGAGAATTTCTTTCCCAAGAAGACTCTCCTCCGTTTGCTCTCCCCATGCTCCTAGTAAACAGCCCCAGTATTTAGCCTTGCCCAGGACAGACAGCGGCCAAGCCACCACTGTGCAGCTCCACTGGCCTAAGCCAGCTGTCCTGGCAGTGAGTGAATGCAGCCAGATGGGGTGGGGAGAAGTTCTGCTCTTCCATACCTTGGACTGGGCTTtttgggaaggggctgggggaaggagaggaattGTTGATGACACCTGCCGGTACTTTGTTGGCAGATGTCTTATTCATCTCCCCCAGCTACAGGCATGAGGTTTACTGAACGTGATGCTGTGGTCACGCTGAAGTCACCACAAGCTCTCATTCACCTCAGCCTATTCCTTTGACAGTTCCTTGAGCCACGGGATATGCCGGGCCACACATGTCTTTTCTCAGCTCCTAACAGACTCCGGTTTtgtctcctgctgcagctcccctgGTTCACACACTTGCCCTCACTCCTGTCATCGATGGAGACTTCCTCCCAGACATGCCAGAGAACCTCTTTGCCAACGCTGCTGACATTGACTACATTGGTGGGATCAATAACATGGATGGACACATCTTTGCTGGCATTGATTTGCCTGCTATCAATCGCCCACTGGTGAAAATCACTGCGTGAGTGAAGGATGCTCTTAAAACCCTTAACAGGAGGAACCCTATCTTTAACGTAGCCCCCAAACTCCAAGGCCTTAGACCTGAGTGGACAGGGCACTACCTTCAAAACAGGGTGTCACTCCAAGCCAGGGTGCCTAGGGCATATGCTGCCAAGTCCAGAGCCTTCAAGAGAAGGGGCCAGCTAGTGGGGAAGCCTCCCCATGTACCTTTAAGGTGCTTCTGAATTCAGCACCAGGGACAGGCTTGGCAGCCCTGATGCTCTCTGTCCAGAGAAGGTACATGCCAGGCATGCTGGGCGCCCACCCCTTAAGACTCCTCTTTGCAGACAAAAGGAGCTTGCGGCCAGTTTGGCCCCAAGCCATTCTGCTGAGAAAGCTGGGAAGCACATGCCCACCATCTAAGACCTGGAATGAAATCACTGGCTTTTACTCCACCAAACCATTGCTAACCACAGGGCTGGATATGAACATCAATGGGAGCTGGGATCCATTTCCAGGATCCCTGCCCCACTTGAAGCTGCCGGTCTGTAATTAGTTGATACTACTTGTCTTTTCAGGCAAGAGGTCTATCATTTGGTCAAAGGACTTACTGTGGACAGGGGCGAGCCTGGAGCCAATGCGACATACAATGTCTACACGCAAGTGTGGGGTGACAACCCAGACCAGGAGGTCATGAAGAGGACAGTGGTGGACCTGATTACTGACTACATTTTCCTGGTTCCCACACAGTGGGCACTGTATCTGCACCTGCAGAATGCCCGGtgagcagctcagccctggcaggAGCCCAAAGTCCGCCAGGGGCTGAAACGCTGTGTTCCCGGCACAAGGGGATGAGGAGTGGGTTAAGAGGGCTGAACCTGAAGGAGGCACGCTTTTTGGTACTGAGTACATGCTTACGCGTAACTTGTACAAACACTACTTCTCTAATGCTGCAAGGGAGTCATGCTaggaatttgttttaaatttccattaaaacaagTTTTTGCTTCCTAAAAACTTCAGACTTCATCCTAGCAATGTTTGATGCCACGAGACATGGCAGTTGGATGATATGAGGGTTAGGGTGAGAATCAGAAATGGAAGTTAAAAATTACCAGATAGAAGGATGTTTTCTCCTGAGACCACCTCTTAGATGCATGTGAGCATCTTCCAAGGCTGAATCTCTGGCTCTGCTGGTATTTGGAGCGTGGTCATGAATCTGCAccccttcctctgctttccacTCACATCCACTTAGCATGtctattttatttctccagGAGTGCCAAGACATACAGCTACTTGTTCTCCCAGCCATCCCGAATGCCCGTCTACCCAAGCTGGGTAGGGGCAGACCATGCTGATGACCTGCAGTACGTGTTTGGAAAACCCTTTGCCACCCCTCTGGGCTACCTGCCCAAGCACAGGACTGTCTCAAGTGCCATGATTGCTTACTGGAC
Protein-coding sequences here:
- the CEL gene encoding bile salt-activated lipase isoform X2 codes for the protein MAPASPLPMPRLSRTSSHGKRSHFVTPSGRSQWLGRLCCLCIGLTEERMDGQTVCNQRMELMPLTRICCLPSLLSGTLQAKEFKKRCIQMTLTQTDVRGSEDCLYLNIWIPQQRKHISTNLPVMIWIYGGAFLVGGSQGANFLNNYLYDGEEIAVRGNVIVVTINYRLGPLGFLSTGDASMPGNYGLKDQHMAIAWVKRNIKVFGGDPENITIFGESAGAVSVSLQMLSPKNKGLFKRAITQSGVGLCSWAIQNDPLSWAKKIAQHVGCPTDNTTTLANCLRISDPKAVTLAYHLQLTNLPSPLVHTLALTPVIDGDFLPDMPENLFANAADIDYIGGINNMDGHIFAGIDLPAINRPLVKITAQEVYHLVKGLTVDRGEPGANATYNVYTQVWGDNPDQEVMKRTVVDLITDYIFLVPTQWALYLHLQNARSAKTYSYLFSQPSRMPVYPSWVGADHADDLQYVFGKPFATPLGYLPKHRTVSSAMIAYWTNFARTGDPNKGNSKVPIAWLPYSNDGSYYLEINNKINQDSVKQNLRSRYVNFWNTVYQSLPQVANISLTEELL
- the CEL gene encoding bile salt-activated lipase isoform X3; translated protein: MARWEILCFALCSYIGVAWAATLGVVYTEGGFVEGESKKLGLFGDYVDIFRGIPFAAPPKTLEDPQPHPGWEGTLQAKEFKKRCIQMTLTQTDVRGSEDCLYLNIWIPQQRKHISTNLPVMIWIYGGAFLVGGSQGANFLNNYLYDGEEIAVRGNVIVVTINYRLGPLGFLSTGDASMPGNYGLKDQHMAIAWVKRNIKVFGGDPENITIFGESAGAVSVSLQMLSPKNKGLFKRAITQSGVGLCSWAIQNDPLSWAKKIAQHVGCPTDNTTTLANCLRISDPKAVTLAYHLQLTNLPSPLVHTLALTPVIDGDFLPDMPENLFANAADIDYIGGINNMDGHIFAGIDLPAINRPLVKITAQEVYHLVKGLTVDRGEPGANATYNVYTQVWGDNPDQEVMKRTVVDLITDYIFLVPTQWALYLHLQNARSAKTYSYLFSQPSRMPVYPSWVGADHADDLQYVFGKPFATPLGYLPKHRTVSSAMIAYWTNFARTGDPNKGNSKVPIAWLPYSNDGSYYLEINNKINQDSVKQNLRSRYVNFWNTVYQSLPQVANISLTEELL
- the CEL gene encoding bile salt-activated lipase isoform X1 gives rise to the protein MTSALSLAGHLGNKACRKTHFLAVNNSLLWELGVVYTEGGFVEGESKKLGLFGDYVDIFRGIPFAAPPKTLEDPQPHPGWEGTLQAKEFKKRCIQMTLTQTDVRGSEDCLYLNIWIPQQRKHISTNLPVMIWIYGGAFLVGGSQGANFLNNYLYDGEEIAVRGNVIVVTINYRLGPLGFLSTGDASMPGNYGLKDQHMAIAWVKRNIKVFGGDPENITIFGESAGAVSVSLQMLSPKNKGLFKRAITQSGVGLCSWAIQNDPLSWAKKIAQHVGCPTDNTTTLANCLRISDPKAVTLAYHLQLTNLPSPLVHTLALTPVIDGDFLPDMPENLFANAADIDYIGGINNMDGHIFAGIDLPAINRPLVKITAQEVYHLVKGLTVDRGEPGANATYNVYTQVWGDNPDQEVMKRTVVDLITDYIFLVPTQWALYLHLQNARSAKTYSYLFSQPSRMPVYPSWVGADHADDLQYVFGKPFATPLGYLPKHRTVSSAMIAYWTNFARTGDPNKGNSKVPIAWLPYSNDGSYYLEINNKINQDSVKQNLRSRYVNFWNTVYQSLPQVANISLTEELL